In Bos indicus isolate NIAB-ARS_2022 breed Sahiwal x Tharparkar chromosome 10, NIAB-ARS_B.indTharparkar_mat_pri_1.0, whole genome shotgun sequence, the DNA window CCAGTACTGTTTACTTGCGTTTGTTCTGTATTTGAAAGATCAGATTTCCACTAATCAGATTTACCTAAAAATTAGAGCCCTAAAGAAttctaaagatgaagaaatttttAGAATGAGTCAATGGTTCACTCTTGAAATTTTAGAACCGAATAAAATGCATAAGTACTTTATCCTAATGACATgaggaaaacagtttaaaatgacCAGAGGCTATTAACAGTTATTAGGAAAGTAGTGAGAAAGTGGCTAAATATAGGTTGGAAATTTAGAGACAAACAGTATCTGAGTCAAGAATGGACGTCTGATGTGTTTCCTGTGTCCTGTCTCatttcaggaagaaagaaagtttCCCTCTATCTCTGTGAAATGATAATAACATGTGATTAATATGaggaatttattaatttatacaaTATTCCTTTAATGCAAAAACCATATGGAATATGTTATCTGTCCTATGCATGATTTTATATTGGATAGCCaaaataatgcttttttaaaagatcaattaagaaatgtttaacaacaaAACTTTATGTGAGGAGTAATCAGATTATTTCTTAATTTAGACCAGTATTTACACTAGCGAATCTTCTAAAATCTCAGACTCAGCCTTTTAATGCATAGGTCTGTgcagaagcaaaaagaaactgCACCCTCGGTCCCAGCTCAGGCCCCTTGATCTGCTGTGAAGAAAAAGGTCTTTGCCACTGTATTTTTACAGCTAAAAGTTGAGATTAAGAGACAAAGTGGTGCAAATATTTATAACATCTTCACAACTTCTTATAAATCTTGGGTTGatcttttcatgggcttccctgatagcttagtgggcaaaaaatccatctgcaacccagaagacacagaagatacaggttcaatcccagggttgggaagatcccctggaggaggaaatggcaacccattacagcattcttgcctgaaaaatcctatggacagagtagcctcgTGGGCTGTAATCCAAGACATTGGAtttacagaatcagacatgaccgatTAACTAATCACAAGCACACAATCTTCTCATATGTTACCCCCAAATaagtattttctttctgatgGTATTGTGGTTAAAAGCATAGGTTCTGTGTTTAAACTGCCTGCCTTTGAATGCTGGCTCCGGTATTCACTAGCTTGGGACCCAGGGTAAGTTATttgcctcatttgtaaaatgggaataaaaatgctACCTCTATGACCGATTGTTGTGAAGGTAATgggttaatatatgtaaaaattagcACTCAAAAATGTTAGCAATTTTGATGGTGGTAATAATGACCTGAACTTCATTACAGCGTACTGAGCATTTTACATTCTGAGTTTCACTTCCCAAGCTTCGGAAGTCCTAGGCTGGCATTCTTGGAGGAAGCAGTAATTGTAACTTGCCCATACTTTGGGACAATGGTTGACATCAGCAGTTCAGGTTTCCTCAATGTCCTACCCCTCTTTCCTCATTCCTGGGTTGCTGAGCAGGCTGGAGTCCCACTGGGTACACAGCTATGAGTTCTCCTTGTCGGGCCAATGGTGTGGCCCACTTCTTGTGTGttgagttagttgctcagtcatgtccaactctttgtggccccatggattgtagcccaccagggaagacctgtggCCCACTTTGAGGGCCCAGAAAGCAGTTCTGTTATCTCaaggaagaaagaggcagagagagggcagATTGCTAGCATTTTCTGGAACACAGGAAATTAGTTAGAATAGttcattaataattattttacattgaTTCCATTTTTCACTGATGCTATTTGGATatgttgggttaaataaaatattttagttaataattaatttcatcttttttttaagctttttgttatgtggctactagaaaattggagaaacgctggactggatgaagcacaagctggaatcaagattgccgggagaaatatcaataacctcagatatgcagatgacaccacccttatggcagaaagtgaagaagacctaaagagcctcttgatgaaagtgaaagaggagagtgaaaaagttggcttaaaactcaacagtcagaaaaataagatcatggcatctggtcccatcacttcatggcaaatagatggggaaacagtaaaaacagtgacagactttatttgggggggctccaaaatcactgcagatggtgattgcagccatgaaattaaaagacatttgccccttggaagaagagctatgaccaacccagacagcatattaaaaagcagagacattaccaacaaaggtccgtctagtcaaagctatggtttttccagtggtcatgtatggatgtgagagttcgactataaataaagctgagcgctgaagaattgatgcttttgaactgtggtgttggagaagactcttgagggtcccttggactgtaaggagattcaaccagtccatcctaaaggaaatcagtcctgaatattcattggaaggactgacgctgaagctgaaactccaatactttggccacctgatgcaaagaactgactcactagaaaagaccctgatattgggaaagattgaaggtggggggagaaggggacaacagaggatgagatggttgaatggcatcaccgactcatggacatgagtttgagtaaactccgggagttgctgatggacaaggaggcctggcgtgctgcagtccacggggtcgcagagttagacacaactgatcaactgaactgaactgagaaaactgGAGATTCCTTCTGTGGCTGGCATTTGTGGCTCACGGGGTATTTCTGTTGGGCTGTGCATGCTCTCTTAGAAAAACAGGAGAATTTCTGGAGGCAACCAGAGGCCTTTGCCTTGTCCACCAGAGCCCTGGTTAGGATGTGTGGAAATGATTCCTGCCTTGGGTGGGAGATTGGTGTaggccatttctttttctattattaattaattactttttcaTTGTGGCAAAAaagcatataacataaaattcaccctctCAACAGTTTCTAAGTGTATAATTAAATACTGTTACCCAATGCACATTGTTGTGCAAAAGATTCCCCAGAACCTCTCAGCCCAGTCCTACATGGCTGAAActacatctgcaaaacaactcctcctacccctcccccagcccctggcgtGCACTGttcaattttctgtttctatgagtttgactacttCAGGTACCTTCTCTAAGTggcatcatacagtatttgtccttctgtgactgggtGTAGGCCGTTTCTGAGCACAATTTTCATGTACACCAAGTAGAATAAAAGGACATGGGGGAAAGCACCCCCAGAGACCCATGCCAAGCATTCTGAAATAGCAGAATGTAAAGCACCATTCTGTAGCCTTGACTTTTAAATTGTCAGATAAGCCTtccaagaaataaattaattctgGACAGTGTAGCATTTCATAACGTTTAAAGCACTGTATAAATGAAAGTTACAAGTACCAATAATccatagataaaataaaattagttaatgGTGCATGTAAATGTCCTTATTAAGAGATGACTTGATACTTCCCGTTTAAGGTACAGTTCAAATATCTGTTTTGTGACAGGCATCATCTCTTTCTTTTCACCAAGACTGTGGCAGGTTAAGAGTCAACTGTTTATTCCCTGTAGGAGCAATCCTGTGCTTCTGAAGATTAGGAAGTGGAGATGCTAAAACTCAGAGTTCTCATTTCTCTGTAAGAGGTCAGCACTTGCTCAGATACATCCCAGGCTCCGCTACCCATGTTACATCTTAGGAGGTTCAAACTTACAGCATCATGGAACTAACTGCTGGTATTGCCTCCAACCAGGGCAGCACCCAGCCCAGAACCTAGGCAAGGGGTTTCTCCAAGCAACCAGTCTTTCCTCTACTTATTATCATGAACATATTATGAATTTTAATGGCAACCAAGAGTTATACTTCCAATATACATGTAATTTGGGAATCCTGTAAACTAGATTTTGTTGAACAAGACAATGAATGTTCTGGATTTCTGCAATGTGGACCCTTCTCACCTGGGACCATTCTTAATGGCAGCTGGAATGCTACTGGTTGGGCATCACATTTTGCTTTGAGAGGAACAGAAGGCAGAGCCTAGAGAACTGGCACCAGCTGACTGGGGTGGCCTGGAGGACTGGCCTGGAGGTGAACTACAGCTCAGGGAAGTCAGATTGTAACTGACAACTATCCAAAGGTAGATGGGAACTGCTTCTTCCTCAGAGAGGAAGCCATTCTAGCCTTGTAGACTGGAACTGGCTCTAAGATGGGGTCTGGGCTGGCTTAGTGGAGGACCAAGACTCCCTTTCAGGGGTGCTGTGTCACCGTATGAGAAACactagcatgctgctgctgctgctgctgctaagtcacttcagtcgtgtccgactctgtgtgaccccatagacggcagcccatcaggctccaccgtccctgggattctccaggcaagaacattggagtgggttgaaacACTAGCATAGAGATGCCCATTTGCTGGGGTTAGGGAAGCAGGAAGTGGAGTAAAGGTGAGACTTGAGAGGGGAAGGCAATAGACCTTTACAAATTAGGTCATATTTTTACAAGTTGTGAAAATCTGTGTGGTGGTGGAAAGGGTGGGAGTAAGAGGAAAGCGTTTAAGAAGGCTGCACCGAGCTCGGCTGTAGAAACCAAGTGGGTGCCTTACCGTGAAAGGCAAGGAGCAGACGGCGAAGGTGATGGTCATGATAGCCAGGAGAATAAGATGGTCCGTCTCCTCCGCCATGGATACCCTTTCCGCTCTCCTGTGGCTGCTGCCCAAGGAGGGTCCGCAGCGGCTTCTCCTGCCCCGGCGGTGCATGTGGATGAGGTTGACGATGACACTGAAGTTGCAGGCCAGCACGGCGATGatgagcaacagcagcagagtggCGTAAAGCCGCAGGTACGTGGTCTGCTTGTGTCCGATGAAGCACCACGTCCCCGGGTTGTACTGGGCATACTTCCAATGATCCAGCAGCGGCAGGGAGCAAAAGAGCAGGGAGACTATGTAGATAGTGGGCAGCACAGCCAGACCACTGCGGCGGGTGACTCGGCGCTGGTAGAAGTAGGGGTGTCCGATGGCTAGGTAGCGCTCCAGGGCCATGGCGAAGAGCATGAGCATCGTGGCCAGGCTGAAGAAGGTCATGGAAAAGGCAAAGTAGGTGCACACGCGCCTCTCCGGCCCCAGGGCCACCAGAGTCCGGTTCTGCGCATACGAAGCCAGCACCACGGGGCTGATGAGGCAGGTCCCAAGCAGGTCGGTGAGAACCAGCTCTGTCACCAACACGTGGAACAGCGAGATGGAGTTTCCGCGGCCCTCGCTACGCCCTGAGTCCCCCCGCCAGCGGCGCACCAGGAGCGCCAGCGCAATGAGGTTCCCCAGCACCCCGGCCGTGAACATCACGGAGCTGATGGCCGGGCTTTCTCCAGAGGGGAGCCACAGTGGCTCTTCGCGGTTCTCGGACTGGGAGTCGTTGGAAGTATTGCCCATGGTGGGGTGCCGGGAGGAGAGACGCGTCCTTTTCTCCCGCCGGCGCGCACCTGGCGGGAGGTGGGGTCTGAGAGCCCAAGTGCTACGAGACTCTGAGCGAAGGGGAGGGATCCAAATCCAGAGCCCCCTGCCGGTCCCCGGCGCTCACCGAGGGCGGCCTCGGCCCGGGTCTCCTGCGGCTCCCGGAGAGGCCGCGCGGCTGTCGCATCCTACGGTGCCCCGGGCGCCTCGGGGGACCCGCCGGCGCCTCCTCCGCGTCTCCGGGGTGGCGGCGGTCCAGGGGCGAGAGCCGCCGAGTTGCCGGGAGGTGGACGCGTCACGCTACGAGTCTCTCCGGGCGCGCGGGGGCGGAGACCGGCCAGACGAGGGGCGTGGGTGGCCGGTGAGAGCAGCGGCCCTGGTCCCTAGCTCAGGCGGCTGCTCGATGCCCACAGGCTGGCTGACCACCGCCGGGACGGTAGTCCTTTAGCCCTGGCCGAGGGCCTGGTGGGAGTGCGGGGCACAGTGTGGGGTACTGTGTCCGCACAGCGTTCACGGAAGGCAACGCCAGGGAGAGCAAAGCGACTCAGCAAGCAATAGAGAAGTTGGGAGGACCCAGTACCGTGAGACGTGAAAAAGGGAGCAACAGACACTAAAGACGGCTTACAGTAAGACcaatgtgtttgtttgtttgtttgtttttaacattctCAGGAAGACACATCAGGAAGGCGGGGCCAAAATTAggaggaagtgaaaagcaagccCGCGCATTCGAGCAACCGAGCCATGAGTGCACGCCAAGCTGTCTGTTGCACCGTCGCTTTGATTCGGTTCCCagcatttctcctttttctatgtCAACACGGTAACGGATAACCACTTGTTTAAGcaaccattttttttaagttctttgtaATTGTGTACAATTGTGTTTGTGGGTACAGCTTAAAACCACATTGTTCTCTACCCAAGCTCAGCTGCAAAAGAGAAATGTtgttcagccatatatatatatatatatatatatatatatatatatatatatatatatatataaaataagtccCACGACCCATGCCTGGTAGAGTTTATTGGTTGATGACAGTTTCAGAGACTGGAGATGACAAATTTGGTTTGGTAGTTTCTTACTGCCTACTGTCATTTATTCAGTCATGAAAAAGAGCtgatgttaaaaacaaacatcaGTTTGACAGCcaacatgtgctgtgctgtatttagttgctcaatcctgtccaactctttgccaccccatggactgtagcccgccaggctcctctgtccgtgggaattctccaggcaggaatactggagtgggttgccgtgtcctcctccaggggaatcttcccaacccaggtctcctgcattgcagacggattctttaccttctgagccaccagggaagcccgcatgGATAATTACATTCTGTAAGGAGGGTCATAGGCaatctttcctttactcccaCAGGATGGCTTCCCATCCCTGTCCAACacaacccaccccccacccccgactcgGCCAGTTCCCTAGGCAGATCCATCCCCCTCCCaggcctcctcccttccccaagtGCAAGGATATGCACTCAATGTCCTACCATTGAGAACTGGTCTAATAGATTTTGATACACCTATGCAACACAATAAAAAATCATTAGAAAGGATGAGGTGTATCTGTATTTACTGATAATGTGGAGTTAAAAGCATGTAAATCATTccattcatataaaattatatgcataAGTATTTGTACAGAGCAGCATCTAGAAGGATGTTCAGCAAAATATTAATGGTAATTTCTCTGGGTAGTACTTTTTTCTTTATGCCTTTCTGTCTTGGTGAATTTTTCTATGTATTACCTTTATATCAGGAAATGCAAGGAAGCtgctttttatttagaaaaaaattaattattggaGGACTCTTCTACTTGGTGGAAGGCAGGGGGTTAAATGCtaatgttttcaattctctttccattctgttccTTAATGAATGGGAAGGTCTTATCAGTTTCTTAAAACTGATCAAGAAGATTGTCCTTATTTGAAAATTGGAAATCATCACACATTAGGCAGCATTTCTAATGACATGGAGCCCTGCCCCACTTAAAGTGACTGCTTTGACAATAGACTCTTGGTGTCTGTCAGCTAGTGTCATTGCTagctcaattctgacactaccaTTACCAGGAAGTCATAAACACGTAGCAAAAAGTCAACTaaaggatcaaaaaaaaaaaaaaaattaagtgaacaGAAACTAACTTCAAGACTGATTCACAACATTAAGGAAAATTGtgagggggcaggtggagaatctcaatagagaaatggaaactataaaaacaaaaaaagaacaaaatggaaattctagaactaAAACTTACAGCAGCTTGAGGTTGACAGATTAAAGGGTGAAACCTGAAGACTAATCAAACCTTCCTTTTCTGTCATCATGACTTTTGTGCTCCTGGGAAATATTCTCACTTTTTCCATACCACATAAGGCTTAGAGAACACTCGTTTCCTGCTGCTTGCCCTGTTTTTACCCAAGAAGTGAAGCATGGGTTTCCTATGCTCTCAGATCCCTCAAATCTCTGAGAGGTACAGAGCAACCTTATCCAGGAAACCCCGTGTTAACATCTAAGCTTCCCCAGTTCTCCTAAACTTCACCTTCCCTCATTCATATCCCATGAAACTACTAGGGGAGAAGTGGTGAAACTCTGCTCTTCCTTATCTCCTCTCATCTAGGTTTTGACTTTTAAAAGTCATAAGCTAAGAATTTATGCCTGTGTTCTGCTAAGACTGTCCTTTCTCTGAGGCAGTCAGCATAgaactccctgctgctgctgctgctgctaagtcgcttcagtcgtgtccgactctgtgcgaccccatagacggcagcccaccaggctcccccatccctgggattctccaggcaggaacactggagtgggttgccatttccttctccagtgcatgaaagtgaaaagtgaaagtgaagtcgctcagtcgtgtctgactcttagcgactgcagcctaccaggctcctccatccatgggattttccaggcaagagtactggagtggggtgccatcgccttctccatagaaCTCCCTAGCTACTGCTAAAACTAGGGGATGGATGGTCTGAAGTATCAGGAAGTACTGggcaaaaaaatcaaacaagcaTAAGTTAATATGCCAAATTAATGCCTGGCTATATTTACATTCAGTAGGCCTGTGTGTGTAACCAGGGCTTGGTGGGACTTATTACATCCTCACAGGATTGAGAAACAACTTGATAAGTCTTTGAAACCAGAGTCAATAAAAAGTGCTTTACAAATGGAGGTGAGAATACAACAGTTCTCTTGTCCTCAGACAGGAAATATGAGAAAGGGAAATCCACAACTGTTTATTAGCACAAGGGGTTAGATTAAATGAGTCACTTCAATAATGTTAGGAAGTCAAGTTACCTGTgattctaatttcctttttaagattGATAGAGGACAAAGAATCTAATATAATcatgaacattttcttttacCAGAAAGCTTTGTGTCTAAGAACAGAACCAACTATAAGGTAGAAAAGCACATATAACACAAAAGTAAGGCTATGGTTATTCAACTTGTTTATATAAGGTATCAACTCATTatagaaattttggaaaaatagaagaaaaaagtcaTCCATGAGTGAATCCATTAAAAATGTCCACTCTTAACATTCTGAtgtgtgtttctttcaatttttctgctACGTACATCTTTTCCCCCTACTTGTgatattatatgtaaatttttcTATACTTAttcttaaaaaacttaaaagtataatgatgctgagcataaacccagagaaaaccataattcaaaaagacacaagcACCTCAGTTTTtattgcagtgctatttacagtagccaggacatggaagaaacctaaatgtgcaacagctgctgctgctgctgctgctgctaagtcgcttcagtcgtgtccgactctgtgcgaccccacagacggcagcccaccaggctcccccgtccctgggattctccaggcaagaacaccagaatgggttgccatttccttctccagtgcatgaaagtgaaaagtgaaagtgaagtcgctcagtcatgtccgactcttcgtgaccccatggactgcagccttccaggctcctccgtccatgggattttccaggcaagagtactggagtggggtgccattgccttctccaaattttcaacagaggaatgggtaaagaagatgtggtacatatgtacaatggaatattgagttcagttcagtcgctcagtcgtgtcagactgtttgtgaccccatgaatcgcagaaccccaggcctccctgtccatcaccaactcccggagttcactcaaactcacgtcccatcgagtcagtgatgccatccagccatctcatcctctgtcgtccccttctcctcctgcccccaatccctgccagcatcagtcttttccaatgagtcaactcttcgcatgaggtggccaaagtactggagtttcacctttagcatcattccttccaaagaacacccaggactgatctcctttagaatggactggttggatctccttgcagtccaagggactctcaagagtcttctccaacaccacagttcaaaagcatcaattcttcggcactcagctttcttctcagtccaactctcacatccatacatgaccactggaaacaccatagccttgactaccgacctttgttggcaaagtaatgtctctgcttttgaatatgctgtctaggttggtcataactttccttccaaggagtaagcatcttttaatttcatggctgcaatcaccatctgctgtgattttggagcccaaaaaaataaagtctgacactgtttccactgtttccccatctatttgccatgaagtgatgggaccagatgccattatcttagttttctgaatgttgagctttaagccaactttttcattctcctctttcactctcatcaagaggcttttgagttcctcttcactttctgccataagggtggtgtcatctgcatatcggaggctattgatatttctcccggcaatcttgattccagcttgtgcttcatccagcccagcgtttctcatgatgtactctgcatagaagttaaataagcagggtgacaatatacagccttgacgtactccttttcctatttggaaccagtctgttgttccatgtccagttctaactgttgcttcctgacctgcatatagatttctcaagaggcaggtcaggaggtctggtattcccatctctttcagagttttccacagtttcttgtgatccacacagtcaagggctttggtatagtcaataaagcagaaatagatgtttttctggaactctcttgctttttccatgatccagcagatgttggcaatttgatctctggttcctctgccttttctaaaaaccagctatattactcagccataaaaaggaatgaaattgggtcatttgtggagatgtggatggacctagagactgtcagacAGAGTGAagtttaagtcagaaagagaaagacaaatattgtacatAGACGcacacatgtggaatctgaaaaaaaactgatatagatgatcttatttacaaagcagaaatagagatatggatgtagagaacaaatgtatggataccaaggggaaaagggaagtgggatgaattgagacatAGGGgttgacacatatacactcttGATACTACGTATAAAAGAGATTAGTAAaagaacctattgtacagcacagagaactctactcagtgctctgtggtgacttaaatgggaaggaaatccaaaaagagggaatatatgtatacatatagctgatccagtctgctgtacagtagaaactaatacaatattgtaaagcaactatagtccaataaattttttaaagtataatgaaTACCTTATACTGaaatatgtattcagttcagttcagtcgctcaatcatgtccaactctttgcaaccccatggactgcagcactccaggcttccctgtctgtcaccaactcagagcttgctcaaactcatgtccatcgagttggtgatgccatccaaccatctcatcctgtcgtccccttctcctcctgccttcaatccttctcagcatcagggtcttttacaatatgtcagttcttcacatcaggtgggcaaaatattgaagcttcagcttcagcatcagtccttccaatgaatattcaggactgatttcctttagcattgactggtttgatctccttgctgtccaagggactctgaagagtcttctctaacaccacagttcaaaaccatcaattctatggcacttagccaccagggaggcccaagggCTTATTATATTCCCTAAACTGTTAAAGGCTTAGTACACATTACCTCATTACTTTTTCTATCAATTCTATAAGAAAGGTCAGAGATATACTCCTCTTACATATGACCAAACTGAAA includes these proteins:
- the PTGER2 gene encoding prostaglandin E2 receptor EP2 subtype; amino-acid sequence: MGNTSNDSQSENREEPLWLPSGESPAISSVMFTAGVLGNLIALALLVRRWRGDSGRSEGRGNSISLFHVLVTELVLTDLLGTCLISPVVLASYAQNRTLVALGPERRVCTYFAFSMTFFSLATMLMLFAMALERYLAIGHPYFYQRRVTRRSGLAVLPTIYIVSLLFCSLPLLDHWKYAQYNPGTWCFIGHKQTTYLRLYATLLLLLIIAVLACNFSVIVNLIHMHRRGRRSRCGPSLGSSHRRAERVSMAEETDHLILLAIMTITFAVCSLPFTIFAYMNENSSRKEKWDLQALRFLSINSIIDPWVFAILRPPVLRLMRSVLCCRVSLRTQEATQTSCSTQSNASKQIDL